AAAGCAAGCATCTAACGCAAGGCTGAAAGAAACGAAGACCTACCTGTTCATCCCGTGACGAttcgccgacgacggcgcgccgccacatAGAGAGAGTGTAGGGACTGCCCTAAAGGTAGCCGCAGACAGGGACGGAGGGGATGTAAACACAACAGATTCGTTTAGAAGGACGAACCAGCGCGTGTCTCTCAAGCTCACGAACGCAAACTCCGAAGCGATGTATCAAATAAGTAATAGATACACACGACAGAATCGATAGGATGACAACGTTTCCAGGCGCAAGGTGCGCAGCAAAACCGCGggcacatatatacacataggtacatatatatatatacaggtATACATATAGAgatacatatagatacatagataagTCTAGCTATGGACACAAATACGTTAGAGAACATGAGTTTATATTTGCGTACGCAGCCAAACACACAGGCAGACAAACATCCGAATGCCGATGCACAGGGACAGTACAGCTTCGCGTAGGCGAGCAGCACTCCGACATAAGATGCAAGTCCCTTGTGGACTCGCACTGCCAGTTTTTTAACCAAGAAGATCACACTGCCTACCCAAACACGGGGCTCGAGAGAAAAGGCCTCGGCGTTCGTGCTCTTGGGCGGCATGGCAGGGCACAGAAGCGTCACTGCCGCGCGGCATATGGAACGAGAAACGAAACTCTCCCTACCTTGACAAGAGTCTTCACGCCGTATTTCTCTCGCAGCGCGAGCACAAGCGAAGAAAGCACCACCCCGTCgtctgcgaaggcgcgcacgccACAGATGAGAATGTAAAAAACGCAGATGGAGAGCTGCGCCCTGACGCGtagagacgaggaggaaaagaagaaaggccggcgccttcctcgcgcacgccgacGTAGCATCCACATACACACGAGAAGGTTTCGCCGACGAGTCAAACCTTCACAAAGAGCCAGAAGCAAGCAAGCATAGGCACGGGAGGTGTTGCGATTCACGCTTTCCccacacgcgccgccgctgcctcgagagaaaggcgccgctctcgacgGGCGATCAGGCCCTCAGGACCACGCCACGAGGTCGCCGAGCTTGATACTTCATAAGGCGAGAACAGGCGGCGTCTCAACCTCGCTTCGTGGAACGCTGAAGCGCAGCAAAGAAGTCATCACGCAGCGCATGTGCACGCCATCaagagacgacggcgatgcagacgcgcggggagagaaaaggctttgcgaggagagagccagcgaggagagacagccagCGCGTACCGTCAACAACTGTTTCGAGCTCCTCCGTCCCCGGAGGGgcaaggcgcggcgcgtccgcagctccTTCTGCGAGGGCCTGCAAAAACTCCACGTAGACCGGAtctgagaaaaaagaaggacgcagaagacacagCCTGCAGTGCTCGAGACGAAGGCAAGTAACCAGCCATACGAGGAAacacgccgaggcgcgcacacGACCTTGCGAAGGCCCCACGGCGTCTTCGAAGGCTCACAGCGACCGATTCGCCAGTGCAAGTCCCTCTCGCGGACTCCGCAGCGCGCTCACTTTTTTCTTACTAATAATACTCTGAAAGCCACCTGTAGTTTTATTCCTTTGATTTTCAAAAGTAGACTCACAAAACAACTCCAGCATCTGTATTTTTCAAATTTCACAGAAAGCCGCGAGTGAGGGAAGGGCGCCAGTCTTCAGAGAAACGAGggacagcagcgaggcaTCCGCAGAAGGCAAGCACTGCGGCAGGGGGCACAACACGGTGAAGCAGCCCAGACAGAAACGAGGAAGTCAGACGTGAGGGAGGGAGCAGGTGCCAGTCGCGGAGGCAGAtaacgcggcgcgcgagagagccaAGGTCTTCTGAGGAGCTGCGGTCATTTAGAGacctgcagagacacggaCCAGCCAAGGCGGaaaggagggcggcgagaagTTAAAAACAAAATCTGGCGTCGGCGTTCGCTCACCGTTTTCCAACGTGCCTTCGCGGCGGTCAGGTCCGGTCTTCCGCGGGACTTTCTGGtacggcgcgaggcgcacgacCGCCTTGAAGACGTTGTGGCGCTCGTCGACCACGGGCTTGCCCTGAAATTGAGAATTTCGGGAAAAACCAAGAAAAAACGGAAACCGATCGCTTCCAGCCATGCTCCATCTCACGGCTACGCGAACTCCACAGACAGACTGGAAGCGTAATCGAATGAGACAAACCGACAAAATTCAAGACAGATGAACGTCTGGCGAGCAGGGCTGCAAAAGTCCTTCAGAGAgaaacgcggagaagaagacacagTCCGCGCGAGCATAGCAGCCACAACgcacgacgaaggcgcctaGACGCCTACAGGCGCCGAAAAACTAtgcgaggagctgcgcaaAAAAGCTCAGGGCCAAGAAGCAGGCGTTCGCTCCCCCGCAAGATGCACAACGGCTCCCACAGACAGTGGAGAGAGCTGACCCAGAAGAGAGCGACAAAAAGGACAGCCGATCCCTGCAGGTATCTTTAGAGACGCTGCCACCGCAGGATAGAAAACGCGACGAACGAGAGGCACGCTGGacagcgacggagacagagTCTGAGGGTGTAGGGTATGAGAGCGACACCGAAGGGGCGCGAACCCGGGCGCGCTTCTCAACCTACGTGGAAGCTTTTAATGAAGTCCTCCGCATCGGCCGCAGTTGTGAAATTGAGGTACCAGATGCTGTTTCGACCTGTTTTGCCGCCCGACTTgctgcggagaaaaaaaagatcATCCCAAGACGCATTTAATAAATGAAAGAGCACACAAAGTGCTGAATATGTAGCCTTCCGCTTttcgcgcggagctcctcctGACAGAACCCTGCTTCAGGAGGCTTTCCGAAGACTCAAGCAAACACACTTTTCGGTGATTCTTCTCAGCAACAGAGTAGAGCACAGAGTCTCTTTGAGGCTTTTGTCCTGCACAACAGTCTCTTTCTGGCCTCTTCTGCTCTAACTTTCGAAACTCATCGCCTCTTCTAGTTCTTTTGAAACTGTGTTGAAGCAACACTTCCTATTCTCTTGACCTGGCTTCTCCtttgcgcttcttctctcatCGCCTGCACCAGGAGTTTAGATGCGGGGGTTCTATTTCAGGTGCCCGCGGCCTCACGAGTGCCCGTTTCTGTTTGCGGAGAGAAGGGGAGAACAACTCCCCTTCGCGGATCTCAGTCGCCGGAAATATAAAAAAGCTGAAGCGTCAACTCTTGCCGGCCGAGTCTGCACGGCTTTTTTCAGAAATATTTCTAACGGTTTGCAGTCCTTTTTGAGATTTAGAATTTTAAAAGTAATCACAAGAATAAAAAATACGATTTATATTCAATTAAAGTTGCGGGGCCGTGTGGGATGGACGCGAGGCCCAGAAAACCTTGGAACGCCCGTGGCTTCTTTCTCACCTTTGTTTGCCGGGGAAGAAACGCCGCCAGGTGATCTTCTCTTTCAGCGGATCCGCCACGAGAGCCAGCAACTCTTCCTCCTGGATCGACGGAGGGAGTAGACGCACAACCACTGCAAAACAAAAAGACAACTGTGACAAAATTAGGCGACAGCAGACGCAAAAACACGAGCCTCGCaagaaagaaggcgcagagacaaaTGTGCAACATGAagcagcgcatgcgtgtttacacctatctatctatatcaGTCTCTATccatctatctgtctatatgTCCACTTATCTGTATCTATCGGCGTATCGGGATGCCTAGAAGACGAGCGACACACGCAACAGCGGCACccgaaggagagacgcgagaggcgcaagCGAGGGCGTCTCGCATCCAGCAAACGGCCGCTGTCTGCTGAGTCCTCGATTTGTCTACCTTTCGTTTTCGTTTTGGCTTTGTacgtctccgtcgtcgcctggaCACTCTCAGAAGTCGCATTCTCTGCAGTTCTTGCGCTTTTCAGCttgtcctctgcgtcggcgttcCCCTTCTGCTCTGCAGCCGAGACGGGGGCGGgagtcgccggcgcttcggcTGCGCCCTTCTTTCGGATTGCGGAGCCTTCCTTTtcgcctccagccgcgcgctggtTGTGCGTGACCATCCGAGACGATATGCCGCCCGGCCTGGCAGCTTCGccctgcgcaggccgcgagacggcagcgccagaagctccagcagccgccgcagatACCGACCCCCCGCGGCGAACTACCCactgcgaagaaggcgaagaagaaggcgcttctgcggaagaagctgcaggtgcgcgagaggcgcccgccgcggccgaggggGCAGAAGGGGTCGCGGCGGCAcgccctctgcctcgcgcgtcgccgcgcgcgggctgaGAGGGCCCcgaggcggtcgcgggggacggcgaggcggagggcacTTTGACAGGAATGAGAGACTGCTTCGTGCGAATCAAACCGGGCACGAAGAGAcgtcgcgtcgccagcggcggatcctcgcgagacgaagaggctgGAAGGCCCACAGCGctcgcgcgggaggcgggcgTCACTCGCGGCGGCATGGCGAAGAAACAGAGTAAatagcgacgccgcggaagaagagagcacAAGCTGAACTagaggaaggaggaaggagagagagacgcgcggctgcgaggagTAGAAGCAAATGGCAGGGGAATACGGCGGAGCGGCAGGACGCGCCCCGACTCGTGCGAGGCAACAGGTGACAGATAGATGCAGCAAacaagagagagggaaaagaCCGCCCACGACGAGGGGCGACGACCTCCGCAGAACAGAGCTGCCAGGCTGGCGGCCAAGAGTCAGAAGGGCGCGTTTTCCGCGCTGACAAGAGAAGGCAATGGAGCAGTTCGAGAATGCAGCGTTTCGAAGCGCGTGTCTGGCTTCAGCGGCCTCTCGTGGCCGCAACGCCTCTCCGCATGCTTTTCTCCTTGTCCTTCAatttctctctccgccgcgccaccTTGACGCTTGCTGTCTTCATCggatgcggcgccgcgctctctcaTCCAACAGAAAGCGCGTCGCGGACTGACATGGTGAGCTCGTGTTATCTCCCTCTAGGGGTGAAGGCCGCTCAATCGCCGAAAAGAGATTCGAAGCGGGGCAAACGCAAGGCGAGACGAACCGCAGGATGCCTTGAAGAAAGAGGTGAAGCAACGAAGAGTAGGGGAGAGGGATGTGCCCTTTCGAAAAAGCGAAAagcgaggcctctgcgaaCAACTGCCTGGGCAAGCGGCTCCCGTGCATGCCCTCTGCACATCGCGGAGTTGTCTCTTGCCAGAGAAGCGGAGCCGCGAGAACAAGGCGTCCCGCTACAAATCTTCTTCTGTGAAGCTGGCACGCGCGTGGTGCATCGCAAAAGAGCGACGAATTCGGGACGAGTGGTGGCTGCCTTAACGGACTCGAAGATGCACATCCACCGACTTCCTCagctgtgtctcctctgcatgcatagCGGGAGAAAAGCGGCGCGCAGACCAGAAGtaagagagacacacagagcGCGACCAGTCTGTGCCTCGCAGCCAACGCTTTCGCATCGTGTTGACCAAAGTGCTCAAGAGCAGATGCTCGGGATAAAACTGTATCCAGTCATGTGCTGCAATCACGGCTGAGTGAACGGCGTATTCgtgcctcgtctgcttccaTCACGGCGTGCCCGagtccgcgcggcgggctggATGCCCTAAGGGGCAGGACGGTGCACGCGAGAAAGATAGAGAAGCGCCGCATCACGCGTTTAGGGAAGTGTGAGATTGGCGCATAGGTGGAGGCGCTCTCGCAGGCCAACGTCCTACGCGGATCTTTGGTTCGTTCTCTGCCATTTTTGCGCCAGCGCCCCCCAATAGGTCACCTCTGTGGCACTGAGTCAAGGTCTCTCTGCGGTTCGCAGCTGCCACGAGTGCAGCGGCGCATCCACCCTGGCGTGCGCCAGTGTGTAACGGGGGAGGAGACGCCCCGTCGCTTTGtgtgcggaggcagcgctcGCGTGGTGTACGAGACGAAAACGTAAAGGCGCTGAGTTATGCGATTTCTGGCAGTTGGCAGCGTGTTTCCTTTAGCCAGTTTTCTCAGAAACTGCGGACCCGCAacacgccgtcgccgttctggtgtatgtacactcCGCgaagcggcctccgcggagccGGGACCGCACGCGAGTCAGTTGGTGGTTTCCTCTTTCGTCAGCGGCTAGCGGCGAGCAAAACTTGAGGAACGCATTCTGTTTCTTGTGCAGAAGAACCGTTTTTCTACAGGCTCGACTGCAAGCGACATGCTCGTGGTTTTCAGGAGCTAACCCGCGGCGCATGTGCCACGGAACTGAACCCGCGCGCCCGTTCAGATCTTCGCGCTCCCTCGCGACAGACACACGCCAAGTTCTCCCTTTTGTCCTCGGTCGGAGTCGCACACAGAAGACAAGGCCACAGAGTGTCACACGGCATTCGTTTCTTGTGCAATGAGGTTTTTCAGGGGCGCTTatcgtgtctccgccgccgtttGCTCCAGTTCGTGGCAGGCGGCTGATAGAAGCCTCCGAACCTCTCTGAATAgctggcgtccgcggctcggCATGCGACGCTAACCCCgtgacggagagagagagagagacgggtAGTTACGTCATTGTTTGTTCTCAAAAACGGCAGCGAACGGATTGTATAGCGAATAAGTTCTGTCTCGTAACTTATTCGCCCCGAACCAGAAAACGGCCCCTTCCTTTGAAGTCACTCGGCGAAGCCGAGCCGGCGGTGAGACCGGTGTCAAAATTCTCGGCGCGGGTCTTCTTTGAGTGCCTTGCTCCTCCTGGTTCCCCGCGCCGTTGACTCAGCTGTTCTTTCCCCGTCTCAACATTTTTCTTCCCGTTCGCGCTTGCGGAATCTAGAGAGAGTTGCTCTCTTGTCTGCAAGCGAAGGCCTAAACCCTGAGCGTTCCTCGGTGTGCGTGCCTCGGCACCGTTCTCCCTGCtgcccttcctcctctcgtgAAAGTGGAGTTTCCGCTTTCTCCGCCGCACACCGGCCTtgttcctctgcgtcgcatGCCGCGTTCTGTCTTCCGCTGTatcgctcgcctccttcacAACTGGCCGCAGGAAATCGGATCGTCGCCTTTTCATTTTTTTCTGCTCTCTGTGGCCTCTCCTGTGAGCTGCTGAGAccagccggcgacgccgccaaaGAGCCTGAGAAGTTGCAGAACTGCTCGCTTTCGCTGTGTTCGATccctcccctctctcccctcgTTCTCTACGCCGATCTCTTTCTTGAGCGTTGTCTTGCCGGTTGTGCTCCCTCTTCTTTGTCTGCATGTGGCTCGCCCCGGCGTCCCTGCTGCGCCCGCTACTCCGTCGTCGCGAGCTTCTTCAATTTTCTGCCTTGTCCTCCcgcctttttcttttcgAATCTCAACCCTCTGCAtcctctcgccttcggtCGTAGCGCTTCTCACACCCtgctcccgcggcgctgctgatGAAGATGGCTGCCCACGCCGTGACGCTCGGCAAGAGCGCGATGAGCCTCCCGCGGGAGAACTCCTCCGTTGCCTCGAGATCCACGCGAGGAAGCTTCAAAGCCGACGACAGCGCAGTATCCATCAACTGGAATGATCTGAACTACCCGCCAGTAAGGCcagcgcgcacgcagctgaACGGGCCAGTCAGCACATACACACATCTACATATATgcgcacatacatacatgcatacatttatatgtatatagatacatacatacgtacacacatacatgcatacatgtatatatatatatatatatatatagctaCGTACATACGTACACACATACGTGCATACATTTGTATGTTCATAGATACATGCCTGCATGTAGATGCTCACAGATACAAACATACCTAcctacacatatgtatacaggtaggtatatatatacctacaAGTATACATTCGTGTAAAAAGGTACATACGtacctacatatatacttacatgaatatatatatgtataagtGCTCGTTAGCAAGGTCGGTCGCCACGCTGCGTTTATGTGCATGTACCTGCGGAGACAAAGTTGAATTATTtttacatgtatatgtattcaTTTAGATACGTCCGTGTGCCGGTTGTAAGCCGGCGGTGCACATGTCGTCGCCAGgaaagacggcggagagccgcgggaCGCCGTAAATCTCGAGTGCATCCTGGTGTCCCTGTGGGACACTCGCCATTCGTTGAACTTGTTTATTGGGCAGAAGGGGCGCTGGATTGCGCATGCAACTGTTGTTTTTCCTCATCCTTTCGCAGGGCATCCGCTTGGTGCACTTCGACCCCGACGAACTGCCCACcgacgtcgcgcgcctcgcccgcgtgcTTCACTGGATGTTCCTGCTCGCTTTCGTCGAACTCCTCATCAACGTCACCCACACTGTTGTGCTGGTTGTAAGTCTGAAACCCCCTCATTTTCCTCCTCCTGTTTGCGTGAGTCTGCTGCTTCGGGTCACAGCTCTGTCTTGCCTGCAGCTCGTAGGTCGCTGGTagcttcgctctctcccctGTTCGCGCATTTTCGTGTGTGGgtttctctcttcctccacgcgtctgcctcgtgtTGCGAGTGTTTTCTCGCTCGGTGCGCGGCAGGCTCTCCGGTGGTGACTCTGTGCGGCTGCCCCTGTGCGCCCCGGctccgcctgtctctctggcagaggcgctccgcgtcgcgtgGAGGGACTCTTTCTGAAGATGTTTCAACCTCTTTGTGTCGCTACGCCGGTTTTCCTGTCAGATTGGGGGCatgccggcgacgcgcgtggGGTACGCCATCCTCGACGCGGTCATCCTTGCTCCCTCCTTCGGGTGAGATTCAAAAATCGAAAAATTCACGACCTCGCCGGGCAGCTCGCCACCGCGTCACTGCATGCCCTGTGTCTgcgagaagcgccagagAACTCGAGAGGAAAGAATGTGTTCGTGTCGTGTCGCGGCTTTCGACGTGAGATGACGACACAGCTGTCATTCCAACACGTCCCGGGCGGTGGGAGAGACCATCTGAAGTGTGGCTCTTTCGCGTTGATGGTTCAGtaagagcggagagagacctCGCCGGCGTGGCAAAAACCATTCAAGTAGTCGCATGCAGAAGAGGCTGGCGTGAGtcagaggaggcgggcagcgGTGGCGGCCCGATAAAGAACGCATGTCCTCTTCACCTTTGTCTCTCTGTTTGTCTTAACGATTTTCCCTTCTTTGGCGTGTTTGCCCCGCTGCGCAGGACAACCTTCTACCAAGGCTATGTCGCGCTAGTGAGCTCAGATGAtaagacgaagaggcgataTTTCTTCTGCCAGGCAATCTGCGTAAGtgaagaggctgcggcgccgattGCCTCGTTTGCTCGCTGTTCGCCCGCGGAGTCTCTTCTGGAAGATTCACGCGCGTGGGAGGCAAGGCTGCATATAGCCACACGTATACacgtgtgtgtatgtatacatgtatatatgcatgcactcgtttatatacatgtatataatatatatgtaggtaggtatatatgtaggtatctatatatgtatgtatatttgtaGTCAGACGGGCAGCGATTTGTGTGCCTCAGCGCGCAAGTCGCGGCAGTCACAACAGTCCTAAGTGCAGCGGATCTCCCTGAGTTTCACAGAGAACGCGCATCGTTTTTCCGGCTTTCCATTTTGTCTGTGGCCTCTCGGTTTTCTTCGAAGAAACCGTATGTGAcgcgtctctccgcagcGTTCTGCTTCTCCGAATTTTGTTTTTTGCATGCACCCGCGTCGGTCTGTCCTCAATTTCCCCAAAGGACGCTCGCGATGCCGGTCTTTTGGAGTTTTGATGCACGTCTTTTTCGCAGCTCATAATCTCGCTCTTCTTTGCGGTATCACCTCTTGGAGCGACGAACGGCCTGGCTGCCTTGAGCTCGTTGCACCAGAGAGTCCGGCGCTATCAGCTCTCGAGTAAGTGCGTCCCCGCCGCGAAAAAAGTGTCCTTCAGACGTTCCCGGATTCGAATTTGAGGCCAGCTTACTTCTAGATCTACAGCTGAATATTTGTTTCTGTCGTATGCGTGGAAATTGCTAGTGTATGCATTATAGATGTGCCGGCTTTAAGGCGGTCCGAATAGATGCGTCGGGAAGCTCGGATGTGCTGCGAACATCCAGGAGACAAGAAGacctctcgcgcttcggtCTGCTTGCCTCGTTGCCGTTTGACATCcagcggcgccctgcgcacAATTGTGATGTTGCGCGGGAGGAGTTACACGCCTGATTGTAGCTAGTGCGTTTCGCTGCATGCTTGTATTTACGCGTATATATGCGTAGGTAGATGTTTGCGTGTGTGAGATTTGCATCGCTGACAGCCCTCTCGAGAGAGCTGACgtgccgcctgcgagagccAGTATCGGCCGCAGGCCTTTTTGAGAGAATCTGCAGAGagtccgcgcggcggcttcacACGTTGTCTCTGCACACGCTTGAGTGCATAGCCAGAAAACAAGAAATTGACAGGAATAAATATCTGCGTCAACGTAGGAGACCGTCTAGCGCGAGTGCGGCTTGGCCGGGGCGGCAGTTGATTTTTGTGGCCGTCGGAGAGACAGAAGTTCCGCTTTTGGCGCGTTCGAAGCCCCTTTTGGCACCTGAGTTCCGCTGTGCTTTTCTTTTCAGAGGGCATGAAAGCTTTTTGGATCTACGCAGTCAGCCTCGAGTCCACCTTCTGGATCACCGTCTTTTGTCTGGGCGGTAGGATTAGAAGCCAATCTACATACTTAACCGTGCGATATATGCATGAAGCACTGCAgcatgcgtgtgcatgcTTCAGTGCTTCAGCGCGTGCTGTGTGAGCGACCGTCGTGCGCGCATACAGACTGCGCGCTCCTTTGTATATGTAGTGCGCAGCTgacggcgtgcggcggcggtggaAGGTGACGCTAAGCGGTGGCTGTGCCAATACACGAAAGGGCAGGAGTTCTTTCGGTGCGGCTAGAGcacgcgtcggcgtctctgcagcggacgGGCCGCCTGAGGGTGCTTGTGAGCACAGGCGTGCCCCCCGCTATACGATATATCGAGACATACGTTTAATTACATAGGTAGACATatgcgctcgcgctgcgctgaACGTCTTCTAGCTCTTGCCGCGTGATGCTGGGattggcgcgcgcgccggcaaCGCCGCATCCGTTTGGCGACGCGAAATCTTGTCTCGCGTGCGTAGATCCGAGAACcaaaagaggaggcggaccaactgcagcagcgtggCTCGTTCAGTGCCGGAgtggagaagagagagaggaagcgaaagcTCACTGTCTGTGACTGTCTGGTGACTTTGTTTTTAGTCTGGGGACTTGCGGGCGTGAAGCGCTTCAACCCCTTCCACTCCGAGGCTGCGAGGAATTCTGCGTgagaaaacgaaaacaaGGCGGACTCCTGTTCGCTGTCTCACGCGGGCTTGGTGTCGCAGGAGCCTGTGGGAGGTCAAGGTGGCGCGCGAATTTCCTCACCGGTGCCCACGGGCAGTCGCGGCCtgggctgcagaggccgcggaggtgAAGAAGTCAGCGAAACACAAAGCGTGACATGTTTCCGTGGATCTCTAGCGTAAGTGGAAGCCACTGTGCTGTCGAGGCTTGGCTCCCGCGTAGTGTTTCCTCGATCTGACCTCTCCTTGTGATGCGTGCCGTGCTTGCCGCTCCATCTCCCGACACGCATGATTatcctgcgtgcgcggctgtctctctccacgGTTCAAGCTCGTCTGTGTCGCCCTCATCATCTACGCTTGAGGCATTGAGGagtcgcgctgcgcgtgccaGCGGAACTGACACGCCAAGCGCGGCTCATTCTGTCGTAGCTGGGGGCCGGAGAGGATTTTTGTGAACTACGCTTCGGTCTTTGGGAGCGGACACTGTCGCGCGGGCGTGTAAAGAGGAGGAACTTCGAGGGCCTGCTTACGGAGAGTTTGCAGCCAGATACGTAGAGTGTAGTCTGCACTCTGCGCGTAAAGAGATCTATATCATGTCCTGTGTAGTATGTAGAATATTCGCCTGAAATCCGTTTGAGTCCTGCGTCGCACTTGCACATTGTTGAAAGGGAGTATTTTCGGTGTCTCGCTTGTATATAGTCTCTCGTTGTTGCGTGCTGCTTCGTGCACGTGCGCCTCAGCGAGTTGCGCACTGCAGCATTGCATGCCTTGCATCCGTgccgagaagcgcgagagacacaTGCTGTGTTTCTCCGCACCTGCCGCGGGCTTCTGTGTGCGCCATTCGATGCGTGCAACGATGCATGCAACGATGCATCGCCACGTTATCACCCTAGCATTTCGCAAAAACGTCAGTCCCTAAACTAGGCGGAGACGTCGGCTGTAGCAACGCCCCAAATTCGACCGAGTCACGGCTGGGAAAGCCCACGCATCTCCGCGTAAGTAGAGACACATCGCCCACGCCTCGAGGGCACTCGGAGCGTGAACCTGTCGTCTTCAAACTTTGGCAAAATGAAGACCTTCGAGGTCTTCACATGCGGCTCTCTTTAACCGCCGTGtgtctttctcgtcttcgcgcgctctGCCCGCGGTAGtccgctcggcgcctcgggTCGGCACAACCAGAACTTAAACTCAGTTGCAAGCGTTCGAAGATCTCTGTTTCTGGGTAGTCCTTTGCAAAAAATGGTGTTTTTCGCGAAAATGAAGGCTCTACCCATCGCTAGGAAACGCATTATTAGAGCCTAGCAACAAGATGAGCTCGCGGGTCGAGTGACGTACAGACGGATCGAGGAGTCGGCTTTGTTTACAGCCAAAGACTTTGCGACAGCCCACTGCCGGGAAACGCTCTCACGAGCCTGGACGAATTCTGAATCGTGCCCGGCTCTCTCCCCGGCGTCAGGCTATGCGCTGAGGACGTGCGTCGGGGTGTACAGTGGCCTGAAGGTCCGTATATATCCATCTACATTGCATAGAGATGTTTGcgcatgtatgtgtgtgtatgtatcgaagggaggcgcgcgttTTTCGATTCAACACTTTCTttcgctgtctgctgcgcgagctctGACTGTGAACGCAGGCAATAGCCTCTCTGACCGGGCGGGAATAAGAACGCACTGTCACTGAACGCGAAGAAATTCGTGTCTGCGGCACCTAAAATAAGCTCAGGAGAGAACGTTTTGCGGAAGATGTGTGAGGTGGAGTTGAAAGAACCCATCCTGAGCTAAATTCTCCCATAAGGGCGTGCGGAAGTCGCCGCGCACGCTTACGggtcgctttcttcgtctctcgcaTTCAGCGACCTGCGT
This portion of the Besnoitia besnoiti strain Bb-Ger1 chromosome VII, whole genome shotgun sequence genome encodes:
- a CDS encoding Smg-4/UPF3 family protein (encoded by transcript BESB_078880), with amino-acid sequence MPPRVTPASRASAVGLPASSSREDPPLATRRLFVPGLIRTKQSLIPVKVPSASPSPATASGPSQPARGDARGRGRAAATPSAPSAAAGASRAPAASSAEAPSSSPSSQWVVRRGGSVSAAAAGASGAAVSRPAQGEAARPGGISSRMVTHNQRAAGGEKEGSAIRKKGAAEAPATPAPVSAAEQKGNADAEDKLKSARTAENATSESVQATTETYKAKTKTKVVVRLLPPSIQEEELLALVADPLKEKITWRRFFPGKQSKSGGKTGRNSIWYLNFTTAADAEDFIKSFHGKPVVDERHNVFKAVVRLAPYQKVPRKTGPDRREGTLENDPVYVEFLQALAEGAADAPRLAPPGTEELETVVDDDGVVLSSLVLALREKYGVKTLVKGSPYTLSMWRRAVVGESSRDEQAAPRVLRKEKAEEKARRGARSAKASGRGMRARDTGASIKAPEGTPAAGETPASRQASVSTARQSKAGDLQQLRERKAAASGSGRGGVWRALLGIQKRPSAPEGGAKAQGEEEKMDKA
- a CDS encoding hypothetical protein (encoded by transcript BESB_078890), which translates into the protein MAAHAVTLGKSAMSLPRENSSVASRSTRGSFKADDSAVSINWNDLNYPPGIRLVHFDPDELPTDVARLARVLHWMFLLAFVELLINVTHTVVLVIGGMPATRVGYAILDAVILAPSFGTTFYQGYVALVSSDDKTKRRYFFCQAICLIISLFFAVSPLGATNGLAALSSLHQRVRRYQLSKGMKAFWIYAVSLESTFWITVFCLGVWGLAGVKRFNPFHSEAARNSA